In Gammaproteobacteria bacterium, the sequence TCGTGTTTACCATACATTCGGCATCAACGCGGAATTGGATACCCGACTCGTGGGGTGGATTGGGCAGGTACGGCGTAAGCTTCGTACCGGAGTGGGTGCCCCAAGCGAAATTGTCGATCTCAGTCGTATCCTTCACGAGCAACGCTTAATTAAGGATTCCCTCGAAATCAAGAATATGCGGGCAGCAGCGCGAATTTCTGCGCGCGCTCATCGACGTGTCATGCAGGCCTGTCGCCCCGGGATGATGGAGTATCAACTCGAAGCAGAACTTCTCCATGAGTTCACTCGCGTTGGCGGACGTTCGCTTGCTTATGCCCCTATCGTCGCAGCGGGAAGTCATGCTTGTACTCTCCATTATTCCGATAATAACGGCGAAATACATGACGGCGATCTGGTGCTTGTCGATGCTGGTTGCGAACTTGACTACTACGCATCAGACATTACCCGCACCTTTCCTGCCAATGGTCACTTTAGCGAGGCACAGCGACAACTTTATGATTTGGTACTGAAGGCGCAGTACTCGGCTATTGATGAAGTTCGCCCGGGTCGTCATTGGAACGATCCTCATGATGCCGCAGTACAGATCATAACCAAGGGTTTGATAGCACTGGGATTACTGGAGGGGAAAGCCAAAGATCTAGTCAAGGAGGAAAAATATAAACGTTTTTACATGCATAAATCTGGTCATTGGTTAGGCATGGATGTTCACGACGTGGGCACGTACAAGATAGATGATGAATGGCGAGAACTCAAGCCAGGTATGGTATTAACCGTGGAGCCTGGACTTTATATTCCTCAGAACGCTGAGGGTGTTCCGGAAAAATATTGGGGAATCGGTATTCGTATTGAAGATGAATGTCTGGTGACTAACAATCAACCAGAAATACTTACATCGGCAGTGCCCAAAGATCCAAAAGAAATCGAAGCCCTCATGGAAAAATCCTTGTAATAATAGTTACCCATTCAATCATGGTTGAACAACTGATACTGAAATTTGTATCTTACCTTTAATATCATTGACGTTGTAATTCTTAGTGAATATTCATACCGTTCAGTGATGTGGCCTATACGGTAAAATAGGAACCTAAAATTTCCACTAAATCTTTTGAGCATCTATCCATGAAGATAAATAAATTTTACCTCGCGCAAATGAGTAAAATCGAAATTGCGCACCTTCTCCGTCGTTCTGAAATAGATATCCTCGCCTTCCAGGCGACGGTCCAACCAATTATTGAAGACGTTCGGACACGGGGGGATCAGGCATTAATCGAGCATACCGCTCGTCTTGATGGCGCAATGCTGAAGGAAAACGCGATCAAAGTGACAGAACAAGAATTCCTAATGGCGGAAAATGCGCTTACCGCTGATGTCAAGGAGGTCATTAAACGCTCGGCCGCCAATATCAAAAAATTCCATGAAGCGCAATTACCTCAAGAAATGTGGTTCCACGAAATTGAGCCAGGAATGTTGGCGGGAGAAAAGAGCACGCCAATTCCGTCGGTTGGCCTTTATGTTCCGCGGGGTAAGGGATCGTTTCCCTCGGTGATGTTAATGTTGTGCATCCCGGCAGTCGCGGCCAAGGTACCGAATATCCAAGTATGCACTCCGCCCATGCCTTCCGGTGGTGCCGATGATGCTTCTTTGTTCGCAGCGAAAGTTTGCGGTGTCGATAATGTTTACAAAGTAGGCGGTGCGCAAGCGATAGCTGCTTTTGCCTATGGCACGGAAACCATTCCTTCAGTTCGGAAAATTCTTGGTCCTGGTAATTCCTACGTTTCGGCAGCAAAACGGATTCTTTTTGGTCAAGTGGATGTTGGTACCCCGGCTGGACCGAGTGAATCAATTATTCTTTGCGACCGTTCCACCGATCCTCGCCTGGCGGCTGTCGATTTGCTGATTGAGGCGGAACACGGGCCGGATTCCTGCGCCCTGTTAGTAACCAGTTCCGATGAAGTCGCCGATCAAGTGGAAAGGCACCTTC encodes:
- the pepP gene encoding Xaa-Pro aminopeptidase codes for the protein MNQKEFLRRRRRFLKAVGPSSVAVIGTNSIHYRNRDTEYPFRPDSDFYYLTGFPEPEALLVIAPGRAEGEVVLFCRERNPEKEAWTGPWVGVKGAKELYDVNDAHSIGKLDEIMPGLLENRVRVYHTFGINAELDTRLVGWIGQVRRKLRTGVGAPSEIVDLSRILHEQRLIKDSLEIKNMRAAARISARAHRRVMQACRPGMMEYQLEAELLHEFTRVGGRSLAYAPIVAAGSHACTLHYSDNNGEIHDGDLVLVDAGCELDYYASDITRTFPANGHFSEAQRQLYDLVLKAQYSAIDEVRPGRHWNDPHDAAVQIITKGLIALGLLEGKAKDLVKEEKYKRFYMHKSGHWLGMDVHDVGTYKIDDEWRELKPGMVLTVEPGLYIPQNAEGVPEKYWGIGIRIEDECLVTNNQPEILTSAVPKDPKEIEALMEKSL
- the hisD gene encoding Histidinol dehydrogenase, whose translation is MKINKFYLAQMSKIEIAHLLRRSEIDILAFQATVQPIIEDVRTRGDQALIEHTARLDGAMLKENAIKVTEQEFLMAENALTADVKEVIKRSAANIKKFHEAQLPQEMWFHEIEPGMLAGEKSTPIPSVGLYVPRGKGSFPSVMLMLCIPAVAAKVPNIQVCTPPMPSGGADDASLFAAKVCGVDNVYKVGGAQAIAAFAYGTETIPSVRKILGPGNSYVSAAKRILFGQVDVGTPAGPSESIILCDRSTDPRLAAVDLLIEAEHGPDSCALLVTSSDEVADQVERHLPELIAALPLERQNFCHKVLSGYGGIVIAPDDAAAIDFVNDFAPEHLEVLVEEPFAALQKIVNAGEILLGKYSPITIGNFSLGVNAILPTGGFAKTFSCVTVHDFLKRSSIGYLTKEGYARISETARRFAEYEGFAAHAAAITNRNF